In Picosynechococcus sp. PCC 7002, the following are encoded in one genomic region:
- a CDS encoding NblA/ycf18 family protein, whose translation MSPETNLTLEQRLQVQIFETRTQDLSLEQAQEFLMEMFRQMLVKDTLFTKLTES comes from the coding sequence ATGTCCCCGGAAACAAACTTAACCCTCGAACAAAGGCTACAGGTACAAATTTTTGAAACCCGTACCCAAGACCTGAGCCTGGAGCAAGCCCAAGAATTTTTAATGGAAATGTTTCGGCAAATGCTGGTGAAAGATACCCTGTTCACCAAGTTGACGGAAAGCTAG